The proteins below come from a single Dermatophilaceae bacterium Soc4.6 genomic window:
- a CDS encoding DUF4282 domain-containing protein, which produces MSTQPPTYGNSDETTVTPLTPVTPEVTPEVTPEVPTYGTQQPTYGTTQPTPSPEQPWYGAAEPSFGPPTGAPYGSGEGYGGYGGQPPYGSPSWAPAPAPPTFSYGPPAGPPAGPGGRAYGPSVTGFPITPSPLTGFLGKLFDRSFTSFVTPSIAAGAYVLAMVLIVIGWLGYSFDAFEQDPLLGLLVLVVVGPLAGLACLVVVRVVLETGIAVTRLSEDARQQELGRDQQAE; this is translated from the coding sequence ATGTCGACGCAGCCGCCCACCTACGGAAACTCCGACGAGACCACGGTGACCCCGCTGACCCCGGTGACCCCCGAGGTGACGCCAGAGGTGACGCCTGAGGTACCGACCTACGGCACGCAACAGCCGACCTACGGCACGACCCAGCCCACCCCCTCCCCCGAGCAGCCCTGGTACGGCGCGGCGGAGCCGAGCTTCGGACCGCCCACGGGGGCGCCGTACGGCAGCGGAGAGGGCTACGGCGGCTACGGGGGACAGCCTCCCTACGGCTCACCGTCCTGGGCGCCGGCGCCGGCCCCGCCGACCTTCTCGTATGGCCCACCGGCCGGCCCACCGGCAGGCCCCGGTGGTCGCGCCTACGGCCCCAGCGTCACCGGCTTTCCCATTACCCCGTCCCCCCTCACTGGTTTCCTGGGCAAGCTCTTTGACCGCTCGTTCACGTCGTTCGTGACCCCCTCGATCGCCGCGGGCGCCTACGTGCTCGCCATGGTGCTGATCGTGATCGGGTGGCTCGGCTACTCGTTCGACGCGTTCGAGCAGGATCCTCTGCTCGGTCTGCTGGTGCTCGTCGTCGTGGGTCCGCTGGCCGGGCTCGCCTGCCTCGTGGTCGTCCGGGTCGTGCTCGAGACGGGGATCGCGGTCACCCGCCTGAGCGAGGACGCGCGACAGCAGGAGCTCGGCCGCGATCAGCAGGCCGAGTGA